The following proteins are encoded in a genomic region of Glycine max cultivar Williams 82 chromosome 18, Glycine_max_v4.0, whole genome shotgun sequence:
- the LOC100776323 gene encoding uncharacterized protein: MEEAPPSIQDLIFSLQQATFMAKQLLPSSTNNPTHLHQIHSSLHHAHRHLSVFLAALPSPPPAAESSATDAEPMQVEDGGDGDDEETTSKCIIDKVEEKMRHCFIKNKRPKRPLSPSAAAAAAEKRVVSEDGFVGRVSDSDYDPYAVRLRALDLVHQFHC, encoded by the coding sequence ATGGAAGAGGCACCCCCATCAATACAAGACCTCATTTTCTCTCTTCAACAAGCCACTTTCATGGCAAAACAGTTGTTACCTTCATCCACTAATAACCCCACCCATCTCCACCAAATCCACTCCTCCCTCCACCACGCCCACCGCCACCTCTCCGTCTTCCTCGCCGCCCTCCCCTCGCCTCCTCCCGCCGCCGAGTCCTCCGCCACGGACGCCGAGCCGATGCAGGTCGAGGACGGTGGCGATGGTGATGATGAAGAGACCACTTCAAAGTGCATTATTGACAAGGTTGAGGAGAAAATGAGGCACTGCTTCATCAAGAACAAGCGCCCCAAACGGCCACTTTCGCCGTCCGCCGCCGCGGCTGCGGCGGAGAAGCGGGTTGTTTCCGAGGATGGGTTTGTGGGGAGGGTTAGTGACAGTGACTATGATCCATATGCTGTGAGGTTGAGGGCATTGGATCTTGTACACCAGTTTCATTGCTAG
- the LOC100790726 gene encoding ribosomal RNA small subunit methyltransferase, chloroplastic — MSPSSLCSLQTFPPISHALLNRHHKPAHDSTAGVRRRTPYVVCAEKGSRASTRSADDYHATLKALNSKGRFPRKSLGQHYMLNADINDQLAGAAGVEQGDVVLEIGPGTGSLTNVLLNSGAFVLAVEKDKHMAALVSERFSSTGKLKVLTEDIVKCHVRSHMSSLVGSINPESRKAKVVANIPFNISTDVIKLLLPMGDIFSEVVLLLQEETAVRLVVSSLRTPEYRPINVFVNFYSDPEYKLEVPRTNFFPQPNVDAAVVSFKLKLPSEYPQVSSTKSFFSMVNSAFNEKRKMLRKSLQHICTSLEIEEALTSIGLLATSRPEELTLDDFVKLHNLIAKE, encoded by the exons atgtctccttcatcattgtgcTCTCTTCAAACGTTCCCGCCAATATCTCACGCATTGCTTAACCGCCACCACAAACCGGCGCACGATAGCACCGCCGGCGTACGGAGAAGAACGCCTTACGTAGTTTGCGCTGAAAAAGGCAGCAGAGCTTCGACGCGAAGCGCAGATGATTACCACGCCACTCTCAAAGCTCTCAACTCCAAAGGCAGATTCCCAAGAAAATCACTTGGCCAG CATTATATGTTGAATGCTGACATAAATGACCAACTTGCCGGTGCGGCTGGTGTTGAACAAGGTGATGTGGTGTTGGAAATTGGGCCTGGAACTGGTTCCTTGactaatgttcttttaaattcGGGAGCATTTGTTCTTGCAGTTGAGAAG GATAAACACATGGCTGCCCTTGTGAGTGAAAGATTTTCAAGTACAGGAAAGTTAAAG GTTTTGACAGAGGATATTGTCAAATGTCATGTGCGCTCTCATATGTCATCATTGGTTGGAAGCATAAACCCAGAATCTAGAAAAGCAAAA GTGGTTGCCAACATTCCCTTTAATATCAGTACAGATGTGATCAAACTACTTCTACCAATGGGTGACATTTTCTCAGAAGTGGTTCTGTTGCTCCAG GAGGAGACTGCTGTGCGCTTGGTAGTGTCATCACTCCGGACCCCTGAGTATCGTCCCATCAATGTATTTGTTAATTTCTACTCAG ATCCAGAGTACAAACTTGAAGTCCCAAGAACCAATTTTTTCCCTCAGCCTAAT GTTGATGCAGCTGTTGTCTCATTCAAGCTGAAGCTACCCTCAGAATACCCCCAAGTTTCTTCCACTAAAAGCTTCTTCTCAATG GTTAATTCAGCATTCAATGAGAAGCGTAAGATGCTGCGCAAGTCACTTCAGCACATATGCACATCACTTGAGATCGAAGAAGCTTTAACTAGCATAGGTCTTCTAGCCACT TCAAGGCCAGAGGAACTAACATTGGATGATTTTGTAAAGTTGCATAACTTGATTGCCAAGGAGTAG